The DNA sequence TTTGGAACAGAGTTCCATCAGATTGGATAAATTCAACAAAAGCCATGAATGAAATGGGATGTATTCATACGACTCAGGGTTATGACTTGAATTACTCCGGTGTTATTTTCGGGAATGAAATAATTTTCAATAAAGAAACTAATAGAATAGAAATTGATAAGGCAAAATATTTTGATAAGAAAGGTAAACAAGGTATTGACAACCAAAATGAGTTACACCAATATATTTTAAATATTTATACAACTTTGATGTTTCGTGGCATTAAAGGTACATATGTATATGTCTGTGATGACAATTTAAGAAAGTATTTTGCAAAGTACATAAATGTACACTGATGATTAACCACTATAAAGTAATAGAAAAATTTAATAAAATAATCTTATCCGCTTCTGATGAGAAAATCATTTTATAACAGATTCATGGTGAAAAAATATATAAAGTAAAATTATATGCATTTCTCATATTTCATTATAATATATTTTTAATAGTTATCTGTCTTATTTGCAATTTTGCTCAGGAAAAGATTAAATATTCACTAATATATTTTACTACCTATTATTGTATATCAAATACTTCTATAGAAATAAATATATATCATACATTTCGATGATTACCATCCGCATAAATCCTTAAATTTTTTTTAAATTTTATAAAAATTGCAGTAATATTCTATATCCTATTCCACTTGCTACCCATTATAAACAAAAATATAATAACTTTTCATTAGATTAGCGTCAATTATATTTTCATAATTACAGTCCTTCTAATTTACATTTTTAATCTATGAAAGTTCGTCAAATTTTAAATAATTCGAAAATTTCTCCTCACCAAAAAATAAATTATATAAAAACAGAACTGTCTCCAGGTTCTTTTGAGAAATTTTTTCGGAATAACACACCATTAAAGAATTTTCTGAAAAGTCAAGCTTTAATTAGAGAGATTAAGAATGTTTCATTAAATGAACCATATGTTTTTACTCAAGATTTCGAAAAAGAATTTTTATGGATTACTAATAAACTTCTCTTAAACATTAATTCAATTGTAGATTTTTCGACATGCGTTTCAACATTTAACCAAGCATTATTAACGGAAAATTTTGACGAAGCACATAAAACATTAGATTACATCCAGCATAGTTATGGTTATAGTCTATGGTTATTAGAGTCTCGTTTACATTTGACCGAAAATGAATTAGGTACAAGTTCTAATTGGAAGCTTCTGAGTGAGTATTTATCTCTTACAAATAATCCTATTTACAATTTTTGTATAAATTCATCTAGTAAAAAAATTGAAACTAATTTACCTTTTGAAAGCTTTGTAAATCAATTCCAAAATGATTTGAATACAATGAATGTATTCGGGTTCTTAAACGATTTCTTAGTATTTAGAAATTTTAAATTAGCCCAATTTGAGTATAATTTCAATGACCTATCAAGCGTTCTTTATGTGAGTAATATTTTCAGTATCATTGATCAATATTTAGTCTTGATTGAAGTTATTTTATATCATATAAGCGTACATAATGAAAAATACTTTTCACTGTTTGAAGATTTTTTAATTAAGCTTCATCGCGCCGGTTGCAATGATAATCGGATTCCAAATATTTTAAACATAATAAGTGTTGGTACACAGCTAATTCAATATCCAGAAAATGATATAATCCAAAACATATTAGAAGAATACTACCGAGGTAATTTTGCAGAATCAAAAGTATTGTCATGTAAAGCTATTTCATCCAATGTTATTGATTTCGAAGTCTGGGAGATATACGTAAAATCATTAATAAATTTAGCTTTGCCGTTTGAGGATACTGGTATGCGATCAATTGATTATATACTACTTAACATTTATCAATTCATGCAATTCAATTCAGAATCTGAAAAAGCATCTAAAGCACTTGCTAAATTATCTGTTAAATATTCAAATGTTTATATTGGTTTTCATATTGCAGCGCTATTATACGAAATAGAGCGAAACAATAATTTAAATATTTCTCTATACTGTTCCAGTTCGCATAATTCATTAAAACTACTCCTTTCGCCGGTATATCACAAAAACATTCTTCCGAAATATGTGCCTTTTAATACATTGAATTATTCCCGATATAAAAGTGTACTTTATAATTTTCCGCACGACAGTCCATATGATTATTATACGGCTGATAATAAATTTATACTTCGCGGCGATATTACTACCGCATATCGAGAAGAGCATTACAGTCGATGTATCTCGTTAATAAATGAAAGTAACATTCTACATAGTTCTCCAAATTATTTTAAGGAAATAACAACATTTTATCTGTATGAATCACTAATTAAAGAAAAAAAAATTACCGATGCCATTGTTCTTTTTTATGATATATACTTTGATGAAAATATATATTACTATAAAATAAATTATAAAAATCTTTATGATGTTGTTTTCCAAGATTCGGATAAGTACGCATATTTAAATAATTGCAATGCCTTAATATTAGGATCTCTATTTAATTCTGAATACGATTTATATGAACTTTTAGATGAATATCTTTATAAAAACAATATAGAATTTAATGATTTGGATAGTTTGTTACACAAATTAGATATTAACCAATGCATTTATGTTCTATTTAAAATTTATACGATAGATACATTAAAATATTTCTTCTCAAATATTCAAGATGTTGAAGAATTTCGTCTCAAAGTTTTAATTAAACTAATAAGTATTGATATCGCAAATAAAATACACTATGAGGCAGAAAAAAATGAAATTGAAAAAAATCTATCAGTAAGAAATGTTATTCAAGAAGTAAATGATGCTCGTTTATTTGTAGACGTTCCCAAGCTAAAAGAAATTTTAGTTGAAAAATATACAGATGATTTTAATCGCTTTTGGAATATTGTGCAAGAAAAAAAAGCAACAAAACTCTCAGGTTTTAATTCGTCTCGTAAGCGTAATTGGGAGAAATCCTTAAAGGAGTCTGCCGACAATACATTGGATAAATATGATGATGCTGATTTTATAGCTTTTAAAAACATATATTATTTTGTCCGTCAAAACTTTTTATTTAGTAAAGAATATGGTCTTGATTCTTGTTTAAGTACTAGAATTCGTCACGGTGCTTTAAAAAATCAGTTACGAAGTGTATTTGATTCGTTAAATTTACTAACGTCAAAAAATGGCGCAGATTATATTGATAATTTATTTTGGTCAAATATTATTGAAGATGTTCAGGTAAATCTAGAAGTTCAAACTTTAATTAAAGAATTGAGTAATCGAGTTGATTCATTAAATGACTTTGTTGTTAATGAAGTTATTCAAATAAATCATGAAAATAATTTAAGTAAAAAAAATGGCTTATTTAATTATTATACCACAGATGAAATTCTTTATGAATTTTATTCAGAATATGTTAATTATTTAAATACTGCTGGGGACTCCATTGACACACTACTAAATGATTTGATCCTATTTACAAATTTCACACTTCGAGATAATCTTGTTAGTTACTTTACAATTACTTTATTCGAAAAATATAGAGATATTGTTTTAGAAACTATTGACAAAATTTCTAAGCTTTCTCTTCCTCCTACCATATATCTAATTGAAAATCTAAATAAATCAATAACTGATGTTAAAATTTGTTTAGATGAAGTTTCCAACTGGTTTTTCTTAAACACATCTTCATCTGCGAACCTTCTTATGATTGAAGACATTATTAATGCTAGTTTTGTAATGACTCAGCGATTATATAATAATTATACAATAACTTCAAAGATAAATATATCGTTCGATCAAGTAGCAGGTTATGCCAGTCTGATTTATGTATTTAATATTTTATTTTCAAACTGCATTGTGCACTCAAATTTAGCTGGCAATATTTTAATTACCGTTGACGTTGATTTGGTAGATAATAAATTTGTAAAGATTGATATTTCGAACAATTTTAATAACTTGGATATTAAAAAAGTAACAACTAACCTTGAAGCTATTAAAAAAAATTGGAAAGATTTTTCTAATATTGATAGATCGAATGTTGAAGGACAAAGTGGCTTCGACAAAATAAAAAGAATAATGATTTATGAAGCTAAATGTGTTACCGATCATTTTGATTATTTAATAACTGACAACACTGTAACCGTTTCATTGTTTTTAATTTATAATAAACCATCAGATGAAGAATCTATTAATAATTGAAGATGACAAAATAAAAATTGAAAAATTAGAAGCTGCTTTAGAAGGTTATAATTTAGATATTTCAGAATCATTTCATAGTGGTATCACTGCACTCCGAAATAACACATACGATTTAGTTATTCTAGATATGACAATACCACTTTGGGATCGTTTATCTAATGACATATCTCAAAATTATGAACAATTCGGCGGGGAAAAAATATTACGCGAAATGAAACGTCGATTTATTGAAGTGCCTGTTATTTTATTTACGATGTTTGATAAGTTTCCAGTAGGATGTGAAATTGTAACTTTTAATGAATTAGTTGCTAAATATACGTCGGAATTTCCTTTTTTTAAAGGAGCAGTATTTTATGATTCTATTAGAGATAGTTGGAAAGACGAATTAAAAACCATAATAATGAAAAACTTTGAGTCCTAATATTTCAATTTTAATTGTTGATGATGATCTAATTAAGATTTATAGTATTATTAAAACAATTAAGGAAGTAACATCAACTTCTTTACATATTGATCAAGCATGTGATATAACCGAAGCTTATGCAAATTTAAAGGTTACGAAATACCATTTGTTAATTTCTGACTTGCTTATGCCACTTCATAAAGATGGTCCGCTATTACCTTCTGGTGGTATCATATTGGTAAAAGAATTATATAAAGAAAGAAAAGGTTTATATGTTCCTTTGTATATTTTGGGGCTAACACAACATGAAGAATATGTAACTAATTTTAATAAATTATGGCACGTAATTCTTTATGAATCAGAGAATGAATCATGGAAATCTTATTTAAGAGATTTAATATTTCATATTGAGCGTATTAAAAATTACCTAAATTCTTATATTATTGAAACTATTTTCGTTGAAGGAAAATCTGACAAAATTATAATAAAAAGCACTATTGATTTCTACTTTAAACAGTTATCACCTTCTGTTCTAATTGAAACTTTGGCCACTGGCGCCGGCGCTAGTTGGGTTGAACGTAAAATTTTAATTTGGGCTAAATCACTCAATAAGCATATTGATGGTAAATATATAAAGGCAATTGGCCTTTTTGATAATGATGATGCAGGTGAAAAATCAATTACTAATATATTAAATGTAATAAACGAAAATTCTGCAGAGAGGAGAACATTTTCTCTAATTAGAACTGAATCAAAGTATTCAAATATATTAAAAACAATTAACGAGAAAGGTGTACTGTTAAAAACGACAATTGAAGATTTGGTCTCCATTGCAGTATGGAGGGAAGCCGAGAAGCTGGGATGGCTAACGTCGCGACCCCACTTTGCATTCTTACATTTATCTAAAGATAATATTCATTCTGAATACTTTAAAAATTTAGGTTTCGACGATGACGAAATATTTTTTATTTTACATTCTGTAAAGGATGAATGTAAAGAGGCATTTGCAAATTTAGCAATTACCTCCCAAGAAAATTTACTATATGTTTCGTACATGCTAAAAAATTGCTTTTTTAAATTAAAACTTCTTGATGTTTAAAAAGAATTAGACCAACAAAATTGTACTAAAAAATAAAAATTATATAAAAGTATTACTTTCCATCTTCATATTACATAGTATCGAAATTCTTTTAATTAACACTTAACTTTTACCATTGTTTTAGCTTAATATCCTTAAAAAATTGTTATTCTTAAATACCGAATTATTATCTTAATTATTCATTCATCAGCGATAATAATGATAGTAAATAAATAAAATGTAAAATGAAATATCTAATCTCAATATTACTTCTAATTAGTATTCACTTTAAATGTCAAATAACCGGAAAAATAATCGGTATTAAAGACGGTGATACAGTTGTTGTATTGTTAGATGGTAACATTCAAAAGACACTCCGTTTAGCAGAAGTTGATTGTCCGGAAAATACTCAGCCATTCGGTAAGAATGCAAAGCAATTTACTTCAGATCAGATATTTGGAAGAGAAGTTAAATTTATTGAAACCGATACAGACCGCTATGGAAGAACTATTGCTAAGATATATTATAGTGATAAATATCTTTCCGCAGAGATTATAAAAGCTGGCTTCGGTTGGTGGTATTATCACTATTCAAATGATAAGAATTTAGGTGTACTGCAGCAACAAGCAAAAGATAAAAAGATTGGTTTATGGCACGATGAAGACGCAATTGCTCCTTGGGACTACCGGAAACTAAAGAAAACCGCATTACAAAATAATTAAAAACTCAATATTGTAGTGGAATTAGAAGATCTTTATAAAGAAATTAAATTAGCATTGAATACTGCTGATGGTATTGAGAATTATGTAAAACGTTCTTATGGTTTGGTGTTCGATTATTGCATAGCACGATACGTTTTCTATGAATCCGAATTTTCAGTTTATAAAAGATACAGAACACCTGAAATGGATTTAGAAGAGTATACCATTGAGAATAAAGATTATCATTATATTTTTATTTTACTTTGCGCCATAAAATCTCCAGAGATTTTAGAAATATTAAATTTTATAATTTTACCCACAGATTATTTCACCTTAACTGAAAAATCAATCTTAAGAGAAATAGAAATTTCAAAACGCCTATTAAAATAATAATGATATGTGCTATTATATTTCAAATAATTTAACAAAGAAGGAGATTAAAGACTCTTTTGGAGTAGAGTATAATGGGCCCGAATTTAAGGCCTCTGGTTTCGTCAATGGCTTCTCATACCCTAAAACGCCAATCATAATGGATGAACATCCAGAGGAAGCGATATTAGGTGATTGGGGTTTAATTCCATTCTGGGCTAAAAATAGAGATGTTCAGAAGATGACCCTAAATGCTAGAATTGAAACTCTTACAGAGAAACCAAGTTTTAAAAATTCGGTATCGAATAGGTGTTTAGTTTTAGTCAATGGTTTTTATGAATGGAAATGGTTGGACTCAAAAGGTAAAAATAAAGAGAAATACTTCATCACATTAGATAATGGAAATAAACCGTTTGCACTTGGTGGGATATATAATATTTGGACTGATAAGAATACTAATGAAACTCTTACAAGCTTTTCTATTGTAACTTCTAATGCTAATGAATTGATGGCAGAAATCCACAATTCAAAGGATCGCATGCCACTGGTTTTATCAAAAGAAGCGGAAAAAAATTGGCTATCTGATAGACCTATAGATGACTTCGCTTTTCCACATTACGACCCTGCATTAATTGCATTAAATTTAGATTCTTCTTCATCTCCCAAAACCCTTTTTTAATAAAAATTTGTTAAAGTTCTTTATCGATATTTGAAATGAAAAAAATCACTTAGTATAGTTATAAGCATCTGATTATTAGTTTACTCTAAAATTTAATCCCCTTAACTTTTGTTAAGTATTTAATTTTTTCTTCAACAAATTCTCTTGTTATTTGCTTATGTTCCAGTATTTTGAATACGTATTTCAAAAAACCAAATATTTCATCGTCAACCATTGCAGATAAGAAAACATGTAAATCTCTTTTGTCTGCATCTTCAAAATATTCTTCATCAAAGTTTATGATTGTATCTGCTGATTGCTCCCACCTTTCACGAAAATAACCATCAAATTGAATGTTCTTTTCATCTGCACAAATCCTAATTAATTTCATCGATTCAGAATAAAGATCATCTAATGGTTCTTCCAAAATATGTCCGAAACTTATATTAAATAGTTCGCAAATAGTGTAATGATATAGGTACGCAGGATTTGAAGCAACCATGTCATTAATTTGTTCCCTGAATATATTTCTTAAATCTGTCTGATATTTGGCACTTTGTGCTTTCATAAATAACTCTTCATCACGAAATTGATGATGAAATACTTTACCATTATCTAAGGTAACAACTAGTTGATAATCTTTTTGACCAATTTCTTTAATTTTGATTTCGGATATTATAAATGGGATATACATTAAATGCAATATTTAGTATTATTAATTATTTCTGAAAAGTAAATTTATAATTTTATTTGCTTTTCATCCTACGTTCTCCCCAATTAGAATTATCTTCTTTCTCTATTGCTGTAGATTTTTTAATTGGACTAATTACAAAACCCAACCAACACCTTGCTAACTTTTCTCCATTAATATCTACAGATTGTAGTTTTATATAGAGTTTTACCATCTCATGCAAAAGGAATTCTTTCACTTCACCAGCATTGGCCTTAGTGTAAAAAACATCTATTTGCTGCTTTTTATCGGTCGTTTCCAGTCGAATAAAGGTCTCTGTAATTTTTAAAATTATTCCTGCTATTTCCATTTAGCAAAATTGATACATTTCGTAACAAAAACAAAAAAAACATTGCTACAATTTGTAACAATGTTTAATTGTGTGATTTATATGCTGTTACTAATAGTTAAAAAAAGATTAATAAGTTCAATCGCTTATTATATAAGTTAATTTAAATCTAAATCTTTATTGTTCTAATAGAATATGGTTCTACCTTATTGTTTAATAATTTTAATGTGACTTACTCCTAATTCGTTAGTAATAACTACAAAGTAGATTCCAGTTGGTTGATTGGTTAAATCAAAACTTTTAGTATTAAAGTTAGATATCGTTTGATGATCAATTCTTTTTCCCGAAGCATCATAAATTCTAATGTCCGTATTTCCTACTACTACGTTTTCATTTTTAATATTAAATATTCCCTTACTCGGGTTAGGATAAATTAAATAATTATTCAATATTTTCTGGTTATTTTCTACTGCGAGCGGATTTGAAATAACGCCACCCGATAACTTATATAAGTAAGCGAATGCTTGATAATATTGATTAGCAATATTTAAGTCATGTACGATTAAAGTATTTTCATCGTTTTTATTTTCTGCTGCAGAACTCCAATTATGAGAACCTACTAAAACTAAAGGGTCTGATGAACTGTTGTAATTATCTACGACCATAAACTTGTGATGCATAACCCCTTTTGAAGTATCAGTTCTAACTCGCGCCGCACCAATTTCAGTTTGTAATAATGCTTTCTGGTTCCCTTGCGGGTTCTGCGTATCCATTATAAGTTGTATGGAATACAACCCATTTGTATATTTATCAATTAACGCTGCACTAATATCTGTTCTCGTAATTAGCATAGTTGCGACATTGATGTCAGTATCTGCACTGTTAATGGTCTCAATTATTTTTCCATTAGTACCATCACTAGGACTAAAATAACTATTTACTATTTTTCCACCGATGTTATAGGTATGAGGAGTATTATCCATTTTATAAGGTCCGAATCTAGAATTAAATGGAATAGGAGTAGCGGTTGATGAGCCCCACATTTCTTCAAACTCAATTTGATATCCCAATGCTAACGATTGATCCTGAATTACAATTGCACTGTTTTTGTCCGGACCATCAATTTGTGCCACCGTCCAATTTGTAGAACCCGTCCATACAATTGGCTTATTGGCATCAGAAACGTTTGCATCAAATATTACAAATTTATTGTGCATAATTCCGTAATTTGAATTATTTGGACTCGCTATTCTTGGGATAGAACTGTTTAGCAAAGGAATCATTGCGCTTCCCGTACTTCCATCATAAACGATTCGCACCTGAACGCCTCTTGCAAAAGCATTATTAATTGCTCCGGCTATTCCAGTTGTCGAACTTGGCGAATAAGAGTTGTAAATGGCGATATCTAACGAAGTTGTACATGCATTAATATATGAGATCAACTTGTCATCTAACATATTTCCCAGATTCACTGCATTTTGGCCTTGACTATAAGTAATATCAACAGGATGATTAAAAAATACATCTATTGTTCCAGATGACTTTGAAGGTGCAGCTATAAAACTTGTCTGAAATCCTGTATTTTCTCCTTCAAGTATTTCATACTCCAATTTAATGATGGTGCTTGGCGGCGTATTTTGTAATGTGTAAATGTATTTATCGGTTGTATTTCTTTCTATGGTTACTTCATTGTTGTAATATTTACCACTATACGCTTTAACATTAACAGGATAAGCAAATTTAATATCAATGTTTTGCGAATTATATGTGATAACAAAATCTCTTTCTTTTGATGAAATCTGACTATACAATAAGATACTTTGAAAGAATAGTATTGCAAATAATAGATATTTTTTCATAATTAATTTTTTTGTTAAATTTAAAGTAAAACTACGCAATTTTATGAAGTGTAGAATTGGGAACAATTTGTCGTTTTTCTCATCATAGTAATTTAAACAAATTTGATTATCTCAATAACATGACGGCTATTCTTAGAAGGGCTATTAAAGGTTGGATATAACTTA is a window from the Kaistella flava (ex Peng et al. 2021) genome containing:
- a CDS encoding thermonuclease family protein translates to MKYLISILLLISIHFKCQITGKIIGIKDGDTVVVLLDGNIQKTLRLAEVDCPENTQPFGKNAKQFTSDQIFGREVKFIETDTDRYGRTIAKIYYSDKYLSAEIIKAGFGWWYYHYSNDKNLGVLQQQAKDKKIGLWHDEDAIAPWDYRKLKKTALQNN
- a CDS encoding SOS response-associated peptidase, whose amino-acid sequence is MCYYISNNLTKKEIKDSFGVEYNGPEFKASGFVNGFSYPKTPIIMDEHPEEAILGDWGLIPFWAKNRDVQKMTLNARIETLTEKPSFKNSVSNRCLVLVNGFYEWKWLDSKGKNKEKYFITLDNGNKPFALGGIYNIWTDKNTNETLTSFSIVTSNANELMAEIHNSKDRMPLVLSKEAEKNWLSDRPIDDFAFPHYDPALIALNLDSSSSPKTLF
- a CDS encoding phospholipase D-like domain-containing protein, producing MKKYLLFAILFFQSILLYSQISSKERDFVITYNSQNIDIKFAYPVNVKAYSGKYYNNEVTIERNTTDKYIYTLQNTPPSTIIKLEYEILEGENTGFQTSFIAAPSKSSGTIDVFFNHPVDITYSQGQNAVNLGNMLDDKLISYINACTTSLDIAIYNSYSPSSTTGIAGAINNAFARGVQVRIVYDGSTGSAMIPLLNSSIPRIASPNNSNYGIMHNKFVIFDANVSDANKPIVWTGSTNWTVAQIDGPDKNSAIVIQDQSLALGYQIEFEEMWGSSTATPIPFNSRFGPYKMDNTPHTYNIGGKIVNSYFSPSDGTNGKIIETINSADTDINVATMLITRTDISAALIDKYTNGLYSIQLIMDTQNPQGNQKALLQTEIGAARVRTDTSKGVMHHKFMVVDNYNSSSDPLVLVGSHNWSSAAENKNDENTLIVHDLNIANQYYQAFAYLYKLSGGVISNPLAVENNQKILNNYLIYPNPSKGIFNIKNENVVVGNTDIRIYDASGKRIDHQTISNFNTKSFDLTNQPTGIYFVVITNELGVSHIKIIKQ